The Alphaproteobacteria bacterium genome contains the following window.
GGCTTAGTCCAGACACCCTTATCTAAATCAATCTGTTCCCAACTTGCTCCTAAGACCTCTCCAACTCTCGCTCCGGTTAAAAGTAAAACTCTCACGATGTTAGAAACAGTTTGATTGTGATAGGTATTCAAAACCTTCCACAAACGTTCCAATTCTTCATCATTTAACCATCGCGTACGCTTATATTCCTGATATTTTTGCACACCATTTACCGGATTTTCCTTTGCCCATTGCCACTGTATAGCCAAATTATACATTTTACTTAACAATGCTCTCAAGCGATTTGCTGCATATGGAGTCTCTTTAAGGCTGTTGTGCAAAAGTTGCACATCATGACTGGAAATTTCATCGATTTTATTGTCTTGCCACCGGGGCAGAATAAAATTTTCTATCATCCTCTTATCAATTTTACAGCTTTCTTCTCTTTTGTTTGGCTTTGCGTAGTTTTCTAGATACTCGTGCGCTAGATCTCTAATTGTTGGAATAGAGATTCTTTCTTTTCTTTCTCTTGATGGGTCTCTACCTTTTGCCACGTCACCTAATGTTTTTTTTGCCTCCTCTCGGGCTAACTCAGCAGTAATTGAACCATGGACTCCTATTTTCTTTCGGCGTGTACGAGCAGATTGGTTTCGGTATTGTACAAAATAGGTTTTGCGTCCT
Protein-coding sequences here:
- a CDS encoding tyrosine-type recombinase/integrase — translated: MDESKKLLKRYVESISPHKSKEILVWDSELKGFGLRIFPTGRKTYFVQYRNQSARTRRKKIGVHGSITAELAREEAKKTLGDVAKGRDPSRERKERISIPTIRDLAHEYLENYAKPNKREESCKIDKRMIENFILPRWQDNKIDEISSHDVQLLHNSLKETPYAANRLRALLSKMYNLAIQWQWAKENPVNGVQKYQEYKRTRWLNDEELERLWKVLNTYHNQTVSNIVRVLLLTGARVGEVLGASWEQIDLDKGVWTKPAHTTKQKRMEYLPLSPQAHTLLKEMRKETHGEYLFPGKVEGRPLQTIKKAWNTIRNRANIPNVRIHDLRHTHASHLVSSGLSLSIVGKLLGHTQASTTQRYAHLADEPLRQAASVFGEKISQIEGIEGGKQPKIED